ATACGAAAAAGGAAGAACACCCAACCCGGATGTGTTGTGTAACCGTGAAATCAAGTTTGACGTATTTATGAAAATAGCGTTAAGCCTTGGTGCCGATTATGTAGCCACAGGGCACTATTGCCGTAAAGGGATTATTGAAAAAGAAGAAGGTAACGTATATCAGTTACTGGCCGGAGTAGACGGTAATAAAGACCAGTCGTATTTCCTGTGCCAGTTATCTCAGGAACAATTGGCAAAATCATTATTCCCGATCGGGGAACTGACCAAGCCCCAGGTTCGGGAAATTGCCGCAAAAATGGAACTGATCACAGCCGAAAAAAAAGATTCGCAAGGACTTTGCTTTATCGGAAAAGTACGCCTGCCGGAATTTTTACAACAGCAGTTACAGCCTAAAGAAGGCTTGATTTTTGAAGTGGATGCGAATCATGCCGTATATACCCAGACCCAAACCGGTTTTGCCTCTCTGGAAGAAGAACTGGCGTACCGGGCGAAGAATATCGACTATACTCCGGAAATGGGGAAAATTGTCGGAAAACACCAGGGTGCCCACTATTTTACGATCGGGCAAAGAAAAGGACTGAATGTAGGAGGAACAAAAGAACCGCTGTTTATTATCGCTACAGATGTAACGACCAATACCATTTACACCGGACAGGGACATAACCATCCCGGATTGTTCAAAAGAGCCTTATTTGTTCAAAAACCGGAAGTACACTGGATTCGTGAGGATCTGGCTTTAGCCAATGGCGAAAAAATGGGAGTAATGGCGAGAATCCGTTACAGACAGCCATTGCAAAAAGCAACGTTATACCAGTTTGAAGACGGTATGTATGTACTTTTCGAAGAACCGCAATCGGCAATAACAGAAGGGCAATTTGTTTCATGGCATATTGGAGATGAATTAGTTGGTTCGGGAGTAATTTCTTAAATTGCGCTTTCTAATTTGTGAAAGCATGAAAAA
This region of Flavobacterium inviolabile genomic DNA includes:
- the mnmA gene encoding tRNA 2-thiouridine(34) synthase MnmA — its product is MKRVVVGLSGGVDSSVAAYLLQEQGYEVIGLFMKNWHDDSVTISNECPWLEDSNDALLVAEKLGIPFQTVDLSEQYKERIVDYMFNEYEKGRTPNPDVLCNREIKFDVFMKIALSLGADYVATGHYCRKGIIEKEEGNVYQLLAGVDGNKDQSYFLCQLSQEQLAKSLFPIGELTKPQVREIAAKMELITAEKKDSQGLCFIGKVRLPEFLQQQLQPKEGLIFEVDANHAVYTQTQTGFASLEEELAYRAKNIDYTPEMGKIVGKHQGAHYFTIGQRKGLNVGGTKEPLFIIATDVTTNTIYTGQGHNHPGLFKRALFVQKPEVHWIREDLALANGEKMGVMARIRYRQPLQKATLYQFEDGMYVLFEEPQSAITEGQFVSWHIGDELVGSGVIS